One window from the genome of Cryptomeria japonica chromosome 6, Sugi_1.0, whole genome shotgun sequence encodes:
- the LOC131064222 gene encoding probable polyol transporter 4: MMGWGNRKDGDTSNDLMLPTGKYELVNNHSVSSGGKKPMNRYVLACAILASMNSIVLGYDGGVMSGAIMFIQEDLHINEEQIEVLIGSLSIVSLLGAAAAGRTSDAIGRRWTMALTGLICMLGAGIMGLAQSFFVLMVGRFLGGIGVGFGLLIAPVYTAEVSPASSRGALTSLPEIFINVGCLLGYISNYCLSGLPAHISWRLMLGVGLVPSVFLALGVLAMPESPRWLVMQNRIEEAAYVLARTSDDQDEADARLAEIMEAAGVGGNESNNNVEKLGEQDEIIGVPNSQILQKKHHGEGVWRELLWPTPPLQRMLIIVLGIQFFQQASGIDAIVIYSPVIFKESGIQSQAGLLGATVAVGFFKTGFVLVSAFLIDRAGRRPLLLTSALGMTVSFVALASGLFLIENTSGSHQGFAFWAMLAVWSYVAFFSIGLGPICWVLSSEIFPLRFRAQAASLGVAVNRFASGIITMTFLSLSHSITIAGTFFLFAGVSLLCAGFVYIYIPETKGKTLEEIVSFFNKEESERISQGGELELGDTTMLVEKSKILKSY, from the exons ATGATGGGTTGGGGAAACAGGAAAGATGGTGATACTAGTAATGATTTGATGCTTCCTACTGGGAAATATGAACTAGTCAATAATCATTCAGTATCTTCTGGTGGGAAAAAGCCCATGAACAGATATGTGCTTGCCTGTGCAATTTTGGCATCCATGAATTCTATCGTGCTTGGCTATG ATGGTGGAGTTATGAGTGGAGCAATTATGTTTATTCAAGAGGATTTGCACATAAACGAGGAACAAATAGAGGTGCTTATTGGATCTTTGAGCATAGTTTCACTTCTAGGAGCTGCAGCTGCAGGCAGGACCTCAGATGCCATTGGAAGAAGATGGACAATGGCTTTGACAGGTCTCATATGCATGTTGGGTGCAGGTATAATGGGTTTAGCTCAATCCTTTTTCGTTTTAATGGTAGGCAGGTTTCTTGGTGGGATTGGGGTTGGATTTGGCCTACTGATTGCCCCAGTATACACTGCAGAGGTTTCCCCTGCATCAAGCCGAGGGGCACTAACATCCCTTCCTGAGATTTTTATCAATGTTGGATGTCTTCTTGGTTATATTTCCAATTACTGTCTCTCTGGTTTACCAGCTCATATAAGCTGGAGGTTGATGCTTGGTGTGGGATTGGTTCCATCAGTTTTCCTTGCACTAGGTGTTCTTGCTATGCCAGAGTCCCCTAGATGGCTTGTCATGCAAAATAGGATTGAGGAAGCTGCATATGTACTGGCAAGAACCTCAGATGATCAAGATGAGGCAGATGCGAGACTGGCAGAAATTATGGAAGCAGCAGGTGTTGGAGGTAATGAATCTAACAACAATGTTGAGAAATTGGGGGAACAAGATGAAATAATAGGTGTACCAAATTCGCAAATTCTCCAAAAGAAACatcatggggaaggagtttggagaGAACTTTTATGGCCCACTCCTCCATTGCAGAGGATGCTGATCATAGTTTTGGGGATTCAGTTCTTCCAGCAAGCTTCAGGCATTGATGCAATAGTTATTTACAGTCCAGTAATTTTCAAAGAATCTGGAATTCAGAGTCAAGCAGGTCTTCTTGGTGCTACTGTTGCAGTAGGTTTTTTCAAAACTGGATTTGTCTTGGTCTCTGCATTCTTGATAGATAGAGCTGGAAGGAGGCCATTGTTGCTGACAAGCGCCCTTGGGATGACTGTATCTTTTGTAGCGTTAGCATCGGGTCTTTTCTTGATAGAAAACACATCGGGAAGCCACCAAGGATTTGCTTTTTGGGCTATGTTGGCAGTGTGGTCCTATGTGGCATTTTTCTCCATTGGATTAGGGCCAATATGTTGGGTTTTATCGTCAGAGATATTCCCATTGAGATTCCGGGCACAAGCAGCTAGTCTGGGTGTGGCAGTAAACAGATTTGCAAGTGGAATAATCACCATGACTTTCTTAAGTCTCTCCCATTCAATAACCATAGCTGGAACATTCTTCCTCTTTGCTGGTGTCTCACTCCTCTGTGCAGGGTTTGTATATATCTATATACCCGAGACAAAAGGCAAAACTCTAGAAGAGATTGTGTCATTTTTCAACAAGGAAGAGTCAGAGAGAATTTCACAAGGGGGTGAGTTGGAGCTAGGGGACACAACAATGCTAGTTGAGAAATCTAAAATATTGAAGTCTTACTGA